In Garra rufa chromosome 15, GarRuf1.0, whole genome shotgun sequence, a single genomic region encodes these proteins:
- the LOC141286880 gene encoding uncharacterized protein, giving the protein MVLIKFPAAVCVVALWCEWVRFGLGCSGLLLCRSCGHEVAEDTDLRFVPSRLALSHRNDTVIGGKRVSVQLFENPQGFQFEVVTFKRADVLKHWPADSHFTWYPDHAWTIATCPRCKTHLGWAFQPSDWPKTVTREEFEGSDQTFVALIADRLLQEHFASTLLMTPKSFRS; this is encoded by the exons ATGGTTCTAATAAAGTTTCCCGCCGCGGTGTGTGTCGTGGCGCTGTGGTGCGAGTGGGTTCGGTTCGGTCTGGGCTGTTCGGGGCTGCTGCTGTGCCGCTCCTGCGGGCACGAGGTGGCGGAAGACACGGACCTGAGGTTCGTGCCCAGCCGCTTGGCACTGTCGCACCGGAACGACACGGTCATCGGAGGGAAGCGCGTCTCCGTTCAGCTCTTCGAGAATCCGCAAGGATTCCAGTTCGAAGTCGTGACTTTTAAACGAGCAGATGTGCTGAAGCACTGGCCAGCGGACAGTCACTTCACCTGGTATCCGGATCACGCCTGGACCATCGCCACCTGCCCGCGGTGCAAAACACACCTAG GGTGGGCGTTTCAGCCCAGCGACTGGCCCAAGACGGTGACCCGAGAAGAATTTGAAGGTTCGGACCAAACATTTGTGGCGCTCATAGCTGACAGACTCCTGCAGGAACACTTTGCATCCACACTGCTGATGACACCAAAATCCTTTAGAAGTTGA